A DNA window from Kitasatospora atroaurantiaca contains the following coding sequences:
- a CDS encoding MHYT domain-containing protein, translating into MGHINHAVYGWVTPAISYTAACLGALLALRSTRWALLTEGRTRRNWLAFASVSLGVGIWSMHFIAMLGFAVSGAEIRFNVPLTVLSLIIAIVVVGVGIFTVGYSAHPRGSLLAGGVATGLGVAAMHYLGMAAMRLPGTISYDHVTVGASVAIAIFAATAALWAALNIQGTAAVLAAAPVMGVAVCAMHYTGMAAVSVHLNGSNDSPSGVVALQFVFPLAVGLGTYVFSSALAFAVAPSKEGPQQSVFLGPAAPLKPRYPAAARR; encoded by the coding sequence TTGGGTCACATCAACCATGCTGTCTACGGCTGGGTGACACCGGCAATCTCATACACCGCAGCCTGCCTCGGCGCCCTGCTGGCGCTACGAAGCACCCGCTGGGCCCTGCTCACCGAAGGCCGTACCCGGCGCAACTGGCTCGCCTTCGCGTCCGTGTCACTGGGCGTCGGCATCTGGAGCATGCACTTCATCGCGATGCTCGGCTTCGCCGTCTCCGGCGCCGAAATCCGCTTCAACGTACCGCTGACGGTGCTCAGCCTGATCATCGCCATCGTGGTGGTCGGCGTCGGCATCTTCACCGTCGGGTACAGCGCACACCCGCGCGGCTCCCTGCTGGCGGGCGGCGTGGCCACCGGCCTCGGCGTGGCGGCGATGCACTACCTGGGCATGGCGGCGATGCGGCTGCCCGGCACGATCTCGTACGACCACGTCACCGTGGGCGCGTCCGTCGCCATCGCGATCTTCGCGGCGACGGCGGCACTGTGGGCGGCTCTGAACATCCAGGGCACCGCAGCCGTGCTGGCGGCGGCCCCGGTGATGGGCGTCGCGGTCTGCGCGATGCACTACACCGGCATGGCGGCCGTCTCCGTCCACCTCAACGGCTCCAACGACAGCCCCTCCGGCGTGGTGGCGCTGCAGTTCGTCTTCCCGCTCGCGGTCGGGCTCGGCACGTACGTCTTCTCCAGCGCGCTGGCCTTCGCCGTCGCGCCGAGCAAGGAGGGGCCCCAGCAGTCCGTCTTCCTGGGCCCCGCGGCCCCGCTGAAGCCCCGCTACCCGGCGGCCGCACGGCGGTAG
- a CDS encoding MarR family winged helix-turn-helix transcriptional regulator, with the protein MPEMSEEDLAAVSQLRSSAMRLARRLRHQRVEESLSPTEMGVLGTLARCGKATPGELARREHVQPPSMTRIIAMLEEKGLVRREPHPDDRRQVVVSSTEQAETILAESRRRRNAWLAELASGLSEEEWAVLREAAPVLYKLAHL; encoded by the coding sequence ATGCCCGAGATGTCCGAGGAGGACCTCGCAGCCGTCAGCCAGCTGCGGTCGTCCGCGATGCGCCTTGCCCGCCGCCTGAGACACCAGCGCGTCGAGGAGTCGCTGAGCCCCACCGAGATGGGGGTGCTCGGCACCCTTGCCCGCTGCGGCAAGGCCACGCCCGGTGAGCTGGCCAGGCGGGAGCACGTCCAGCCGCCGTCGATGACCAGGATCATCGCGATGCTGGAGGAGAAGGGGCTGGTACGGCGTGAGCCGCACCCCGACGACCGCCGGCAGGTGGTCGTCAGCAGCACCGAGCAGGCCGAGACGATCCTCGCCGAGAGCCGTCGACGCCGGAACGCCTGGCTGGCCGAGCTGGCCTCCGGGCTGAGCGAGGAGGAGTGGGCCGTGTTGCGGGAGGCCGCGCCGGTCCTCTACAAGCTCGCCCACCTCTGA
- a CDS encoding MFS transporter → MTPPAAASAAIHTDDSTSDPAATTAASAESHAPAPVGLPGTGDDDPCERTAAATTAASGPTGARFTRPGGMFSSLRVRNYRYFFAGQVVSNTGTWMQRIAQDWLVLSLTGSPLAVGITTAMQFLPMLLLGLWGGVLADRMPKRRLLIVTQGAMGLLAAGLAVLTITGAVTAGLVYVFALLLGLVTVVDNPTRQVFVSEMVGPKDLSNAVSLNAANFQTARLVGPAVAGMLIAAVGSGWAFAVNALSFAAVIGGLLAMRTSELRPIAPIAREKGQLREGLRYVRERPELLWPMVLAGFIGTFGFNFPTLLSGFAYDTFRVGAGEYGLLNTAMAVGSLTGALLAARRGAPRLRRLVGAALAFGALEVLAAFAPGYWSFAALLTLIGVFGLTFNTSVNSALQLATDPEMRGRVMGLLVLVFTGGTPIGAPVVGWVTDVYGPRLGLLACGVVSALAAGVVGLVLARAADLRVRVDLHPGHGGRVVAFVPRAMPARELATAC, encoded by the coding sequence GTGACACCGCCGGCCGCAGCCAGCGCCGCCATCCACACCGACGACTCCACCAGCGATCCGGCAGCGACCACCGCCGCCTCCGCCGAGAGCCATGCACCCGCCCCCGTGGGCCTGCCGGGCACCGGCGACGACGACCCCTGCGAACGCACCGCGGCGGCCACCACCGCCGCGTCGGGCCCCACAGGGGCGAGATTCACCCGGCCCGGGGGGATGTTCTCCTCCCTCCGCGTCCGTAACTACCGCTACTTCTTCGCCGGCCAGGTGGTCTCCAACACGGGGACCTGGATGCAGCGCATCGCCCAGGACTGGCTGGTCCTCAGCCTCACCGGCAGCCCGCTCGCGGTGGGTATCACCACCGCCATGCAGTTCCTCCCGATGCTGCTGCTCGGTCTCTGGGGCGGAGTGCTCGCCGACCGGATGCCCAAGCGCCGACTGCTGATCGTGACCCAGGGGGCGATGGGTCTGCTCGCCGCCGGACTCGCGGTGCTGACCATCACGGGTGCGGTGACGGCGGGCCTCGTCTACGTCTTCGCCCTGCTGCTCGGCCTGGTGACGGTGGTCGACAACCCGACCAGGCAGGTGTTCGTCAGCGAGATGGTCGGGCCCAAGGACCTCAGCAATGCCGTCAGTCTGAACGCCGCCAACTTCCAGACCGCGCGGCTGGTCGGCCCGGCCGTGGCCGGGATGCTGATCGCCGCCGTGGGCAGCGGGTGGGCCTTCGCGGTCAACGCGCTCTCCTTCGCCGCCGTGATCGGAGGGCTGCTGGCGATGCGGACCAGCGAGCTGCGGCCGATCGCTCCGATCGCCCGGGAGAAGGGCCAGCTCCGCGAGGGTCTGCGGTATGTGAGGGAGCGTCCGGAGCTGCTCTGGCCGATGGTGCTGGCCGGCTTCATCGGCACCTTCGGCTTCAACTTCCCGACCCTGCTGTCGGGTTTCGCCTACGACACCTTCAGGGTCGGCGCCGGGGAGTACGGGCTGCTGAACACCGCCATGGCGGTCGGGTCGCTGACGGGTGCGCTGCTGGCCGCCCGGCGCGGGGCGCCGCGGCTGCGGCGGCTGGTCGGCGCGGCGCTCGCCTTCGGTGCCCTGGAGGTGCTGGCCGCCTTCGCGCCCGGGTACTGGTCCTTCGCGGCGCTGCTGACCCTGATCGGGGTCTTCGGGCTCACCTTCAACACCTCCGTCAACTCGGCGCTCCAGCTGGCCACCGACCCCGAGATGCGAGGGCGGGTGATGGGCCTGCTGGTGCTGGTCTTCACCGGCGGCACGCCGATCGGCGCGCCCGTCGTGGGCTGGGTGACGGACGTGTACGGGCCGCGCCTGGGCCTGCTCGCCTGCGGCGTGGTGTCCGCACTGGCGGCCGGGGTGGTCGGGCTGGTGCTGGCCCGGGCGGCGGACCTCCGGGTACGGGTGGACCTGCATCCGGGGCACGGCGGCCGGGTGGTCGCCTTCGTGCCCCGGGCGATGCCCGCACGGGAGCTGGCTACCGCCTGCTGA
- a CDS encoding GNAT family N-acetyltransferase translates to MKIRTGGPTDAADILRLLDDAVAWLAALGRTGQWGDQPWTSRPAAVDRIHTYARDFLVRIAEDDDGTTVGACVLAEKGPASATPAGEPELYIRYLVTDRSRTGSGIGAALIADAVEETRRRGVGLLRVDCYAGDDQRLVGQYRRLGFTATDTFEVEQPNGTWPGQILEIRV, encoded by the coding sequence ATGAAGATTCGCACCGGTGGCCCAACGGACGCGGCCGACATCCTCCGCCTGCTCGACGACGCGGTCGCCTGGCTGGCCGCCCTCGGCCGGACCGGCCAGTGGGGCGACCAGCCCTGGACCAGCCGCCCCGCCGCGGTCGACCGCATCCACACGTACGCCCGCGACTTCCTGGTCCGGATCGCCGAGGACGACGACGGCACCACCGTGGGCGCCTGTGTGCTGGCCGAGAAGGGCCCCGCGTCCGCGACGCCGGCCGGCGAGCCCGAGCTGTACATCCGCTACCTGGTCACCGACCGCAGCCGTACGGGCTCCGGCATCGGCGCCGCGCTGATCGCGGACGCCGTGGAGGAGACCCGGCGGCGCGGCGTCGGCCTGCTCCGGGTGGACTGCTACGCGGGCGACGACCAACGGCTGGTGGGCCAGTACCGCAGGCTCGGCTTCACGGCGACGGACACCTTCGAGGTCGAGCAGCCGAACGGCACCTGGCCCGGCCAGATCCTGGAGATCAGGGTCTGA
- the thpR gene encoding RNA 2',3'-cyclic phosphodiesterase, with product MRLFVAVDPPAAALQELIDAVAPLREGPGAERLRWTGVDGWHLTLAFLGEVPVVDVPLIEEVLGRAASENGVHRLRIAGGGRFGDRVLWAGVDGETWALRRLAEAVRAGVEEVGVETDQHGFHPHLTLARSGSTHGRRRAVQRMAAWEMQTLAEGLEDFRGSEWEATELRLMQSNLGFGPSHYSVVRSWPLARWEAE from the coding sequence ATGAGGCTCTTCGTGGCAGTGGACCCGCCGGCCGCGGCGTTGCAGGAACTCATCGACGCCGTCGCCCCGCTTCGCGAGGGCCCGGGGGCGGAGCGGCTGCGCTGGACCGGGGTCGACGGGTGGCACCTGACACTGGCCTTTCTGGGGGAGGTGCCCGTCGTGGACGTGCCACTGATCGAGGAGGTTCTCGGGCGGGCGGCCTCGGAGAACGGTGTGCACCGGCTGCGGATCGCCGGCGGCGGCCGCTTCGGGGACAGGGTCCTGTGGGCCGGGGTGGACGGCGAGACCTGGGCGCTCCGCCGGCTTGCCGAGGCCGTGCGCGCCGGGGTGGAGGAGGTCGGCGTCGAGACCGACCAGCACGGCTTCCACCCGCATCTCACGCTGGCCCGGTCCGGCTCCACGCACGGCCGCCGCCGGGCGGTCCAGCGGATGGCGGCCTGGGAGATGCAGACCCTGGCGGAGGGCCTGGAGGACTTCCGGGGCAGCGAGTGGGAGGCCACCGAGCTGCGGCTGATGCAGAGCAACCTCGGCTTCGGTCCGTCCCACTACTCCGTGGTCCGCTCCTGGCCGCTGGCCCGCTGGGAGGCAGAGTGA
- a CDS encoding endo-alpha-N-acetylgalactosaminidase family protein: protein MRRSRGRWRALAVAAALAAGGAPAGVVQAQAAAVAGQVTLNSGQLGVAVATDFPRVVSYTDLASGAVIGGRSTSVTSVTLNGTAYPVTVAVTGQTATSVSYTLSFAALSGVQLDASLSVQGRVVTFRVDAVRDTTAFRVGTIDIPGQDLISVASTDAGAATAFTTLSPDSTTTADRFASVTGSTAADANPVGASYALLNTGMLAAAIESNSTYDKPSGATDRDAARFWHQARKQADGSVRVGVWSGQWTYRGAGSPFTEELPWAKVVITPDANGDGVVDWQDGAVAFRSIGVVPDGASETKDRVVAHIPFNFASQATHPFLRTLDDVKRVSLATDGLGQLAILKGYQSEGHDSAHPDYGGNYNARAGGLADLNELLKDGKQWGASFGVHVNATEAYPVANNFSSTLVDPSAKGWNWLDQSYYIDQRKDLTGGGLAARFQQLRNETDGNLEFLYMDVYYTHGWIADRTLAELRKQGWQLGTEWADRFERGSLWSHWANDLNYGGASNKGLNSKIIRFIRNDQKDVWNSDPILDNARIVEAEGWTGHQDWNAFTANIWQHNLPAKYLQHYRITNWGAKDITFTGGVRGTTANGNKREVYDGTAKVIDGNAYLLPWWDQSSGQQNRLYHWNPAGGSSTWTVPPAFASATGFDVYALGDSGRTKVATVPVSAGKVTLTATAGKAYVLYPSGSSLTPPTAQWGQGTPVRDPGFNGDLAASWQTSGPVSVQTDGLGGHTAVLGGGGEAVLQQTLTGLQAGRSYSASAWIEVAPGQTRHTTLTAGGQSVAVDRSALTNYVAADERHGTNFQRAKVLFTVPSGQTAATLAIRAAAGSATVRVDDLRVVRDDVTTKAGTVAYEDFEAVDQGWGPFIKGDAGGSTDPRTHIAQLHAPYTQAGWNGKPTDDVLGGAGQSLKSHEENDGLVYRTAPWTVNFQPGHNYRVEYDYQSSNAASYAWVTGYDKANGGAAETHSTAIGQQRQTAHFSEQLTAGCGDTWVGLRKVGGAPAGADFVLDNFTVTDLGVASGSACVSWLPKTGMTVTGVDSSDDATGGQAANAIDGDTTTQWHTAWSQVSTPPPYPHWITVDLGASYDLSAVGYLPRQDGGTNGIIKSYQVYVSSDGVNWGPAVAAGDFATSGIAQQTVPVTARGRYVKLLATASRNGAAFASAAELDFAGVAVP from the coding sequence ATGCGACGGAGCAGGGGCAGGTGGCGGGCGCTGGCTGTGGCGGCCGCGTTGGCGGCGGGCGGGGCGCCCGCCGGGGTGGTGCAGGCGCAGGCGGCGGCCGTGGCCGGGCAAGTGACGTTGAACTCCGGGCAGTTGGGAGTGGCGGTGGCCACCGACTTTCCCCGGGTGGTGAGTTACACCGATCTGGCGAGCGGAGCCGTCATCGGCGGGCGTTCGACGTCGGTCACGAGCGTGACACTCAACGGGACGGCGTACCCCGTGACGGTCGCGGTGACCGGGCAGACGGCCACCAGCGTCTCGTACACGCTGAGCTTCGCCGCGCTCAGCGGCGTGCAGCTGGACGCGAGTCTGAGTGTGCAGGGGCGGGTGGTGACCTTCCGGGTGGACGCCGTGCGGGACACCACGGCCTTCCGGGTCGGGACGATCGACATCCCCGGGCAGGACCTGATCTCGGTGGCCAGTACGGACGCCGGGGCGGCCACCGCCTTCACCACGCTCTCGCCGGACTCGACCACCACGGCGGACCGGTTCGCCTCGGTCACCGGAAGTACGGCGGCTGACGCCAACCCGGTCGGCGCCTCGTACGCGCTGCTCAACACCGGGATGCTGGCGGCCGCCATCGAGTCCAACTCGACGTACGACAAGCCCTCGGGCGCCACCGACCGGGACGCGGCACGGTTCTGGCACCAGGCGCGCAAGCAGGCGGACGGCTCCGTCCGGGTCGGGGTGTGGAGCGGGCAGTGGACGTATCGGGGCGCGGGCAGCCCGTTCACCGAGGAGCTGCCCTGGGCGAAGGTGGTGATCACCCCGGACGCCAACGGGGACGGGGTGGTCGACTGGCAGGACGGCGCGGTGGCGTTCCGGTCCATCGGCGTGGTGCCGGACGGCGCGTCGGAGACCAAGGACCGGGTGGTCGCCCACATCCCGTTCAACTTCGCCAGCCAGGCCACGCATCCGTTCCTGCGGACGCTCGACGACGTCAAGCGGGTCTCGCTCGCCACCGACGGCCTGGGCCAGTTGGCGATCCTGAAGGGGTACCAGAGCGAGGGGCACGACTCGGCGCACCCGGACTACGGCGGCAACTACAACGCCCGCGCCGGCGGCCTGGCCGACCTCAACGAGCTGCTGAAGGACGGGAAGCAGTGGGGCGCGTCGTTCGGCGTGCACGTGAACGCGACCGAGGCGTACCCGGTGGCCAACAACTTCAGCTCCACGCTGGTCGATCCGAGCGCGAAGGGCTGGAACTGGCTGGATCAGTCGTACTACATCGACCAGCGCAAGGACCTCACCGGCGGGGGTCTGGCCGCCCGCTTCCAGCAGCTGCGCAACGAGACGGACGGCAACCTCGAGTTCCTCTACATGGACGTCTACTACACGCACGGCTGGATCGCCGACCGCACGCTGGCCGAGCTCAGGAAGCAGGGCTGGCAGCTGGGCACCGAGTGGGCGGACAGGTTCGAGCGCGGCTCGCTCTGGTCGCACTGGGCCAATGACCTGAACTACGGCGGGGCGAGCAACAAGGGCCTCAACTCGAAGATCATCCGGTTCATCCGCAACGACCAGAAGGACGTCTGGAACAGCGACCCGATCCTCGACAACGCCCGCATCGTCGAGGCCGAGGGCTGGACCGGCCACCAGGACTGGAACGCCTTCACCGCCAACATCTGGCAGCACAACCTGCCCGCCAAGTACCTGCAGCACTACCGGATCACCAACTGGGGTGCCAAGGACATCACCTTCACCGGCGGCGTCCGCGGCACCACGGCGAACGGCAACAAGCGCGAGGTGTACGACGGCACCGCCAAGGTGATCGACGGCAACGCGTACCTGCTGCCCTGGTGGGACCAGAGCAGCGGGCAGCAGAACCGGCTCTACCACTGGAACCCGGCCGGCGGCAGCAGCACCTGGACGGTGCCGCCCGCCTTCGCCTCGGCGACCGGTTTCGACGTCTACGCGCTCGGCGACAGCGGCCGGACCAAGGTCGCGACGGTACCGGTGAGCGCGGGGAAGGTCACCCTGACGGCCACGGCCGGGAAGGCATACGTCCTCTACCCGAGCGGCAGCTCGCTCACCCCGCCGACCGCCCAGTGGGGCCAGGGCACGCCCGTCCGGGACCCGGGCTTCAACGGGGACCTCGCCGCCTCCTGGCAGACCAGCGGCCCGGTGAGCGTCCAGACCGACGGTCTCGGCGGGCACACGGCGGTGCTCGGCGGGGGTGGCGAGGCGGTGCTGCAGCAGACCCTCACCGGGCTGCAAGCGGGCAGGAGCTACAGCGCCTCCGCGTGGATCGAGGTGGCTCCGGGCCAGACCCGGCACACCACGCTGACCGCCGGCGGGCAGTCCGTCGCGGTGGACCGCTCGGCGCTGACCAACTACGTCGCCGCGGACGAGAGGCACGGGACCAACTTCCAGCGCGCCAAGGTGCTGTTCACGGTGCCCTCCGGCCAGACCGCGGCCACTCTCGCCATCCGCGCCGCGGCGGGCTCGGCCACCGTCCGGGTGGACGACCTCCGGGTGGTGCGCGACGACGTCACCACCAAGGCCGGCACGGTCGCGTACGAGGACTTCGAGGCCGTCGACCAGGGCTGGGGCCCGTTCATCAAGGGCGACGCGGGCGGCTCGACTGACCCGCGGACGCACATCGCCCAGCTGCACGCGCCGTACACCCAGGCGGGCTGGAACGGGAAGCCGACCGACGACGTGCTCGGCGGTGCCGGGCAGTCGCTGAAGTCGCACGAGGAGAACGACGGACTGGTCTACCGGACGGCTCCGTGGACGGTGAACTTCCAACCGGGCCACAACTACCGGGTGGAGTACGATTACCAGAGCTCCAACGCGGCCTCGTACGCCTGGGTCACCGGCTACGACAAGGCGAACGGCGGCGCGGCCGAGACGCACTCGACCGCGATCGGGCAGCAGCGGCAGACCGCGCACTTCAGCGAGCAGCTGACGGCGGGCTGCGGTGACACCTGGGTCGGCCTGCGCAAGGTCGGCGGCGCCCCGGCCGGAGCGGACTTCGTGCTCGACAACTTCACCGTGACGGATCTCGGCGTGGCGAGCGGCTCGGCCTGCGTGAGCTGGCTGCCGAAGACCGGTATGACCGTGACGGGCGTGGACAGTTCGGACGACGCGACCGGTGGCCAGGCGGCCAACGCGATCGACGGGGACACCACCACCCAGTGGCACACCGCCTGGTCGCAGGTGAGCACCCCGCCGCCGTACCCGCACTGGATCACCGTCGACCTCGGTGCGAGCTACGACCTCAGCGCCGTCGGCTACCTGCCCCGGCAGGACGGCGGGACCAACGGAATCATCAAGTCGTACCAGGTCTACGTGAGTTCGGATGGCGTCAACTGGGGCCCGGCGGTCGCGGCCGGCGACTTCGCCACCAGCGGGATCGCCCAGCAGACGGTGCCGGTGACGGCGCGCGGCCGGTACGTGAAGCTGCTCGCGACCGCCTCGCGAAACGGCGCGGCCTTCGCCTCGGCGGCCGAGCTGGACTTCGCCGGGGTGGCGGTGCCGTAG
- a CDS encoding glycoside hydrolase family 35 protein, whose protein sequence is MLTYDSTGFQLDGRSLRILSGAMHYFRTRPEQWPQRLAALRAMGLNTVETYIPWNLHEPGPGLFERLDELPAFLDEAARQGLWAIVRPGPYACGEWDNGGLPSWLTAQVGRRARTSDPAYLAAVDSWFDVVLPGVVERQLDRGGNVLMVQVENEYGSHGSDAAYLRHLADGLLRRGVTVPLFTSDGPEDHMLTGGTVPGLLATVNFGTEPEAAFETLRRHRPEDPPFCMEFWNGWFDHWGKPHHTRDAEDAADTLRRILAAGGSVNLYMAHGGTNFGTTAGANHADPPFNSTEWTDSPFQPVTTSYDYDAPLDERGAPTAKFELFRAVLAEFAAEHPEEARYLDDRTPEFPALPAVLASRTVELTDSAPIPFGAPAAFPVPPTFEELGLAHGLVRYTFAVPAPRPGLPLAVEGLRDRATLWVDGKRTAELARGVGHEPVEVPGGALVELLVESLGRVNYGPQVGETKGITVGVRHERQYLHGCRVEALDLDRLPPLDFSAGGPGFTRGVLTLAETGDAYLAVPGGHHGYLWVNGFLLGRYDARGPQVTLYCPQPLLVPGENELVLLELGDAAPHSVELRAAPELG, encoded by the coding sequence ATGCTCACCTACGACTCCACCGGTTTCCAGCTCGACGGCCGAAGCCTGCGGATCCTCTCCGGCGCCATGCACTACTTCCGCACCCGCCCCGAGCAGTGGCCGCAGCGCCTGGCCGCGCTCCGCGCGATGGGGCTCAACACGGTCGAGACGTACATCCCGTGGAATCTCCACGAGCCCGGGCCCGGGCTCTTCGAGCGGCTGGACGAGCTGCCCGCGTTCCTGGACGAGGCCGCGCGCCAGGGCCTGTGGGCAATCGTCCGCCCCGGCCCGTACGCCTGCGGCGAGTGGGACAACGGGGGCCTGCCCAGCTGGCTGACCGCGCAGGTCGGCCGCCGGGCCAGGACCAGCGACCCGGCGTACCTCGCCGCCGTCGACAGCTGGTTCGACGTGGTCCTGCCCGGCGTCGTGGAGCGGCAGCTGGACCGAGGCGGGAACGTGCTGATGGTCCAGGTGGAGAACGAGTACGGCTCCCACGGCAGTGACGCGGCCTACCTGCGCCACCTGGCCGACGGGCTGCTCCGCCGGGGCGTCACCGTGCCGCTCTTCACCTCCGACGGCCCGGAGGACCACATGCTGACCGGGGGTACCGTCCCCGGGCTGCTGGCCACCGTCAACTTCGGGACCGAGCCGGAGGCGGCCTTCGAGACGCTGCGCCGGCACCGGCCCGAGGACCCGCCGTTCTGCATGGAGTTCTGGAACGGCTGGTTCGACCACTGGGGCAAGCCGCACCACACCCGGGACGCGGAGGACGCCGCCGACACGCTGCGCCGCATCCTCGCGGCGGGCGGCTCGGTCAACCTCTACATGGCGCACGGCGGCACCAACTTCGGCACCACCGCAGGGGCCAACCACGCCGACCCGCCGTTCAACTCGACCGAGTGGACCGACTCGCCGTTCCAGCCGGTCACCACCTCGTACGACTACGACGCCCCGCTGGACGAACGCGGCGCGCCCACCGCCAAGTTCGAGCTGTTCCGGGCCGTGCTGGCCGAGTTCGCGGCCGAGCACCCGGAGGAGGCCCGCTACCTCGACGACCGCACGCCCGAATTCCCCGCGCTTCCAGCCGTGTTGGCGAGCCGGACGGTCGAACTCACCGACTCCGCTCCGATCCCCTTCGGCGCGCCGGCGGCCTTCCCCGTCCCGCCGACCTTCGAGGAGCTCGGCCTGGCGCACGGCCTGGTCCGCTACACCTTCGCGGTGCCCGCGCCACGCCCCGGACTTCCGCTCGCCGTCGAGGGCCTGCGGGACCGGGCGACGCTCTGGGTGGACGGCAAGCGCACGGCCGAGCTGGCACGCGGGGTCGGGCACGAGCCGGTCGAGGTGCCCGGCGGCGCACTGGTGGAGCTGCTGGTGGAGTCGCTCGGGCGGGTCAACTACGGCCCGCAGGTGGGCGAGACCAAGGGCATCACGGTCGGCGTCCGGCACGAGCGGCAGTACCTGCACGGCTGCCGCGTCGAGGCACTCGACCTCGACCGGCTGCCCCCGCTCGACTTCTCGGCCGGCGGCCCCGGCTTCACCCGCGGCGTCCTCACCCTGGCGGAGACCGGCGACGCCTACCTCGCCGTCCCGGGCGGCCACCACGGCTACCTCTGGGTGAACGGCTTCCTGCTCGGCCGCTACGACGCGCGCGGCCCGCAGGTCACCCTGTACTGCCCGCAACCGCTGCTCGTACCGGGCGAGAACGAACTCGTCCTGCTCGAACTCGGCGACGCCGCACCGCACTCCGTCGAGCTGCGCGCGGCACCCGAGCTGGGATGA
- a CDS encoding AraC family transcriptional regulator → MVERWWHYLTPGPAQLATGLACLGVGMQQGRLPTVGPRTLDHWVAVVVTGGRGWYTDQSGVRQPVTAPAVLWLRPGLPHHYAPDEGGWAESFVDFTGSATAGYAELGLLPEADLTPLTGAEAAQRVVARIAGACRRGGPLVGVEAGAGVHELLVELRRHRADLDLAGEPVLEVLRRDACLPLSVAQHARRAGLTVAELRRAVRAVGAVGPKEYLLSVRLNEAKELLAAGELPVAAVARRVGYEDPAYFTRIFTRRVGLAPSAFRAQQYRGDGQLRAVRREELAEELTELYGPERGSTEARRATG, encoded by the coding sequence CTGGTGGAGCGGTGGTGGCACTACCTCACGCCCGGCCCGGCCCAGCTGGCCACCGGGCTCGCCTGCCTCGGCGTCGGCATGCAGCAAGGCCGGCTGCCCACCGTGGGCCCGCGCACGCTGGACCACTGGGTGGCGGTGGTGGTGACCGGCGGCAGGGGGTGGTACACGGACCAGAGCGGCGTACGGCAGCCGGTGACCGCCCCTGCCGTGCTCTGGCTGCGCCCCGGCCTGCCGCACCACTACGCGCCGGACGAGGGCGGCTGGGCCGAGTCCTTCGTCGACTTCACGGGTTCGGCGACCGCCGGGTACGCCGAGCTGGGGCTGCTGCCGGAGGCCGACCTGACCCCGCTGACCGGCGCCGAGGCCGCCCAGCGGGTGGTCGCCAGGATCGCCGGCGCCTGCCGGCGCGGCGGCCCGCTGGTCGGGGTGGAGGCCGGTGCCGGGGTGCACGAGCTGCTGGTCGAGCTGCGCCGGCACCGGGCCGATCTGGACCTGGCCGGGGAGCCGGTGCTGGAGGTGCTGCGGCGGGACGCCTGCCTGCCGCTGTCGGTCGCCCAGCACGCCCGGCGGGCCGGGCTGACCGTGGCGGAGCTGCGGCGGGCGGTGCGGGCGGTCGGGGCGGTCGGGCCGAAGGAGTACCTGCTGAGCGTCCGGCTCAACGAGGCCAAGGAGCTGCTGGCGGCCGGCGAGCTGCCGGTCGCGGCGGTGGCCAGGCGGGTGGGGTACGAGGACCCGGCGTACTTCACGCGGATCTTCACCCGGCGGGTCGGCCTCGCCCCGTCGGCGTTCCGGGCCCAGCAGTACCGGGGCGACGGGCAGCTGAGGGCCGTCCGGCGGGAGGAGCTGGCGGAGGAGCTGACCGAGCTGTACGGGCCGGAGCGGGGGAGTACCGAGGCGCGACGGGCCACCGGGTAA